From Scylla paramamosain isolate STU-SP2022 unplaced genomic scaffold, ASM3559412v1 Contig1, whole genome shotgun sequence, a single genomic window includes:
- the LOC135095728 gene encoding transmembrane protein adipocyte-associated 1 homolog → MASLEDISGGVGLNTTITTTTTTTTTTPTTVNVSNLSTTVPPQPDEGDEEEFCKYILYLDIADSRVGVWDLLLLLPTLLFLIGLLVKINSARLKLRAVHSPIYATFYGLIWLNTLVSLARCIVSMTVSATTHSGDVANKLLYVVVCFFLLTTEMSVVIFAIFFGHLDNRTSIRRVLVVTSMIALPYAAVQGALEILKPDPDFFVAARNYDLFGHGGCLFWLGSSIVFTLIYSFILLLRLDCLRKRFLFLLWMPMKRAFYIYLAFLACLNLVQSVGCLLHHLRIFPGLCLVNFTSWMYFSLLTPLIYYTFISEFFGQKSREQVENIVFSYKSEDEDDTSSLPLPGPEFPQQNIYQCSSAPYSSLGEEGMVVGGLVNTRDLHTTPVNPLYTASLQSPDSITGYSINSVDDITINAYNKSQAQ, encoded by the exons atggcGTCCCTTGAGGATATAAGTGGTGGAGTAGGGTTaaataccactattactactacgactaccactactactactactcctaccacaGTGAATGTTTCTAATTTGTCCACCACAGTTCCACCACAGCCAGAcgaaggagacgaggaggagttTTGCAAATATATCCTCTACTTGGACATAGCtgattccag ggtgggtgtgtgggacctgctgctgctgcttcctacGCTCCTGTTCCTCATTGGGTTACTCGTGAAGATCAACAGCGCTCGCCTCAAGCTCCGAGCCGTCCACAGCCCAATCTATGCCACCTTCTAtggcctg ATCTGGCTGAACACGCTGGTGTCCCTGGCGCGATGCATTGTATCCATGACAGTCAGCGCCACCACTCACTCCGGGGACGTGGCCAACAAGCTCCTGTACGTGGTGGTGTGTTTCTTTCTGCTTACCACGGAAATGAGTGTTGTCATCTTCGCTATCTTCTTTG ggCATCTCGACAACCGCACCAGCATTCGCCGAGTACTGGTGGTGACTTCAATGATAGCCTTGCCCTATGCCGCTGTACAGGGAGCCCTAGAGATTCTGAAACCTGATCCTGACTTCTTCGTAGCTGCCAGAAACTACGACTTGTTCGGTCACGGGGGCTGTCTCTTCTGGCTGGGCTCCTCCATTGTGTTCACGctg ATCTACTCGTTCATCCTGTTGCTAAGGTTGGACTGCCTGCGGAAACGATTTCTCTTCCTGCTGTGGATGCCGA TGAAGAGAGCATTCTACATCTACCTGGCATTCTTGGCTTGCCTGAACTTGGTGCAGAGTGTGGGTTGCCTTCTGCACCACTTGAGGATCTTCCCTGGCCTGTGTCTAGTAAACTTCACTAGCTGGATgtacttctctctcctcacgccCCTCATCTACTACACCTTCATCTCGGAGTTCTTTGG GCAGAAAAGTCGAGAACAAGTCGAAAACATCGTCTTTTCGTACAAGtcagaagatgaagatgacacAAGCTCCCTACCTCTACCTGGTCCTGAGTTCCCCCAGCAGAACATATATCAG TGCAGCAGCGCCCCCTACAGCAGCCTTGGGGAGGAGGGCATGGTGGTTGGGGGCCTCGTCAACACCCGCGACCTCCACACCACCCCAGTCAACCCGCTGTACACCGCCTCGCTCCAAAGTCCAGATTCCATCACCGGTTACTCCATCAACTCCGTCGACGACATCACCATCAATGCGTACAACAAGTCCCAGGCTCAGTGa
- the LOC135095727 gene encoding STAM-binding protein-like, protein MSHPALTHLEAAVRIKQLCGQGDTLVVDSKIPLRRYFRSGQEMVRMALVYEEEGSLENAFILYMKFMTLFIEKIRTHPEYSSHSSADKTASNKRVKEILPVAERLKSQLREKYQKEYNLALQELLKAEREARERQEQEEEQRQRTLQQATQRKREAEEEERIEEEKIQELQELQLRRRWDEGQEAPPSYNSLGTIAYPLDQLTLDDLSPPVPPSAPHMPPRDLKPMTTGVPQVDRSSKPTSLMGAKSGGLREVRVPTQLMPNFMSLAHSNTARNVETCGVLAGHLTQHKLLVTHLLVPKQCGTSDSCTTQQEEELFDHQDKLDLITIGWIHTHPSQTAFLSSVDLHTHCSYQLMMPEAIAIVCAPKYKETGFFTLSPHHGLPFIASCQQSGFHPHPKEPPLFQNADHVILDNSLSIKVIDLRNS, encoded by the exons ATGTCCCACCCGGCACTGACACACCTGGAGGCGGCAGTGCGCATCAAACAGCTTTGTGGGCAGGGTGACACGCTGGTGGTGGACAGCAAGATACCACTGAGGAGATATTTCCGTTCAGGCCAGGAGATGGTCAGAATGGCACTTGTTTACGAAGAGGAGGGTAGCCTGGAGAACGCCTTTATCCTCTACATGAAATTTATGAC TTTATTCATCGAGAAGATCCGAACACACCCTGAGTACTCCAGTCACTCCTCGGCAGACAAGACAGCGAGTAACAAGCgcgtcaag GAAATTCTACCAGTGGCTGAGCGGTTGAAGAGCCAGTTAAGGGAGAAATACCAGAAGGAATATAACTTGGCTTTACAAGAGTTG CTGAAGGCGGAGagggaggcaagagagagacaggaacaggaggaggaacagcggCAAAGAACACTCCAGCAAGCgacacagaggaagagagaagcagaggaggaggagagaatagaggaggaaaaaatacaagaattacAGGAACTACAACTAAGAAGGCGGTGGGATGAGGGACAGGAGGCACCCCCATCGTATAACTCCCTTGGTACTATTGCATATCCCCTGGACCAGCTGACCCTCGATGACCTGTCGCCGCCAGTGCCACCATCTGCGCCACACATGCCCCCGCGTGACCTCAAACCAATGACGACTGG AGTTCCGCAGGTGGACCGCAGCAGCAAACCCACGTCATTGATGGGGGCCAAGAGTGGGGGGCTGCGGGAGGTACGGGTGCCCACTCAGCTTATGCCTAACTTCATGTCCTTGGCACACAGCAACACCGCTCGTAATGTTGAGACGTGTGGCGTGCTGGCAGGACATCTG ACTCAACACAAGCTGCTGGTAACACATCTGCTGGTGCCCAAGCAGTGTGGGACGTCGGACTCCTGCACCacacaacaagaggaggagctgTTCGACCACCAAGACAAGCTGGACCTTATCACCATTGGCTGGATTCAT ACACACCCCAGCCAGACAGCCTTCCTCTCCAGCGTGGACCTACACACCCACTGCTCCTACCAGCTGATGATGCCAGAAGCTATCGCAATAGTGTGTGCTCCAAAATATAAAGAAACCGGGTTCTTTACGTTGAGTCCTCACCACGGTCTGCCTTTCATAGCCTCCTGTCAGCAGAGCGGCTTTCACCCACACCCTAAGGAACCCCCGCTGTTTCAg aaTGCAGATCACGTAATTCTCGACAACTCTCTGTCCATTAAGGTGATAGATCTTAGGAACTCTTAA